A stretch of Paenibacillus peoriae DNA encodes these proteins:
- a CDS encoding MATE family efflux transporter — translation MTLVIPIALQNLISATVISVDVVMLGMISQSAMSAVSLAGQITFALTLFYMGMSAGASILTAQYWGKKDTSTIQRILSIACMFSFCVSILFFLSSFFLPGTLMRLFTNDAELIRFGSRFLQMNSFSYLVMGISQMYLSVIRSMENAKLSAWISSLCLILNIFFNAICIFILFPSRPELAISAVALATVLGRIVELACCVIHSITKGSIRFRLPVRDGIQRNLLKDFLKYTLPVQGNYMVWGGALTATAAIIGHVNSDLVAANSIASVVKNLAVVLCGGIATGGSVLVGKYLGQGEIEKAKHAGNQMCFYALIFGVIAGCTILFIKPLVYSIVNLNPTAQSYLDGMLYISAYYCIAKSFNSTTIAGIFTAGGDSKFGFWCDTVVMWLIILPLSYLCAFVWQVPPIFLYIVISLDEMIKLPIAFIRYRQFKWLNNITRNFA, via the coding sequence ATGACGCTCGTCATTCCCATTGCATTACAAAATTTAATATCAGCAACTGTGATATCCGTTGATGTAGTTATGCTGGGCATGATTAGTCAATCCGCAATGTCAGCTGTATCACTCGCAGGGCAAATTACTTTTGCATTAACATTGTTTTATATGGGAATGTCAGCGGGGGCAAGTATCCTCACTGCGCAATACTGGGGGAAAAAGGATACTTCAACCATACAGCGCATTCTTAGTATCGCTTGCATGTTCTCCTTTTGTGTCTCCATTTTGTTTTTTTTATCTTCCTTCTTTCTTCCGGGTACACTTATGCGTTTATTCACCAATGATGCAGAACTGATTCGATTCGGCTCAAGGTTTTTACAAATGAATTCCTTTTCTTATCTTGTGATGGGAATATCGCAGATGTATCTCAGTGTGATTAGAAGTATGGAAAATGCAAAACTTAGTGCGTGGATTAGTTCCTTATGTTTGATTTTGAACATTTTCTTCAATGCCATTTGCATTTTTATTTTATTCCCATCAAGGCCCGAACTGGCCATTTCAGCCGTAGCTCTTGCCACGGTTTTAGGACGGATTGTTGAACTAGCGTGTTGTGTGATTCATTCCATAACCAAGGGATCCATTCGTTTTCGTTTGCCTGTACGTGACGGCATTCAACGTAATTTATTAAAAGATTTCCTAAAATATACTCTGCCTGTACAGGGGAATTATATGGTTTGGGGAGGAGCTCTTACCGCTACTGCTGCAATTATTGGACATGTGAACTCCGATCTGGTAGCCGCAAATTCCATAGCGTCTGTAGTTAAAAATCTAGCAGTGGTTCTCTGTGGAGGCATCGCTACTGGGGGCTCTGTACTTGTTGGGAAGTATTTGGGACAGGGTGAAATCGAGAAAGCAAAGCATGCGGGCAACCAAATGTGCTTTTATGCTTTGATATTTGGAGTCATTGCAGGCTGCACGATTCTGTTCATTAAACCATTGGTATACTCTATCGTCAATTTGAATCCAACTGCTCAAAGTTACCTAGATGGGATGCTTTACATTAGTGCGTATTATTGTATAGCCAAATCGTTTAACTCCACAACTATAGCGGGTATATTCACGGCTGGTGGGGATTCTAAATTTGGATTTTGGTGCGATACTGTCGTCATGTGGCTTATTATTCTACCGCTTAGTTACCTATGTGCTTTTGTTTGGCAAGTCCCCCCCATTTTCTTATATATCGTCATCAGCCTAGACGAGATGATTAAACTTCCCATTGCTTTTATTCGATATCGACAGTTTAAATGGCTTAACAACATCACTAGAAACTTTGCATAA
- a CDS encoding AraC family transcriptional regulator — protein sequence MTNLEVFSDLSERLNYNLPDLPLYVRKGSLHQFNNYAAVAHWHLDIEFIYILQGSMDFSVNGSITRLHQGDGLFVNSQRLHFGYSLADHKDCLFLVVVIHPSILGEKPSFIQTYWGEKFSLMMADFVVLTDQVDWQQRILLSIQEIYQEMHKDHTPPNPLRLASQALSLSATIGDHLQPISGQPGVLTHVQEMTRFIHQNYDQKITLEEIAYAGAVCRSRCCTLFNKYVGQTPNNYVTQYRLQKSCEMLKETRRSISEIALACGFQSASYFSSIFRKQMGVVPQNYRKQVSNNDST from the coding sequence ATGACAAATTTAGAGGTGTTTTCTGATTTATCAGAACGTTTGAATTATAATCTTCCTGATTTACCGCTTTATGTCCGAAAGGGAAGCCTTCATCAATTTAACAATTATGCAGCAGTAGCGCATTGGCATTTGGACATAGAGTTTATCTACATATTACAAGGATCGATGGATTTCTCTGTGAATGGAAGTATCACTCGATTGCATCAAGGGGATGGACTTTTTGTGAATAGCCAACGTTTGCATTTCGGCTATTCTCTTGCAGACCATAAAGATTGTTTATTCCTTGTCGTCGTCATTCATCCCTCTATCCTTGGTGAGAAGCCTTCATTTATTCAAACATACTGGGGGGAAAAGTTTAGTTTAATGATGGCTGATTTTGTTGTACTTACAGATCAGGTTGATTGGCAGCAAAGAATATTACTGTCCATTCAAGAAATCTATCAGGAAATGCATAAGGACCATACTCCTCCAAATCCGCTTCGTCTGGCATCACAAGCTTTATCTTTGAGTGCAACAATAGGGGATCATTTGCAACCCATTTCTGGGCAACCTGGAGTATTGACGCATGTTCAAGAAATGACGCGTTTCATTCATCAAAACTATGATCAAAAAATAACTCTTGAGGAGATCGCCTACGCAGGAGCCGTTTGCAGAAGCCGTTGCTGTACATTATTTAACAAGTATGTGGGCCAGACACCCAACAATTATGTCACTCAATATCGTCTTCAAAAAAGTTGCGAAATGTTAAAAGAAACACGAAGATCCATAAGTGAAATTGCACTTGCCTGCGGTTTTCAAAGTGCTAGTTATTTTTCATCCATTTTTCGTAAACAGATGGGTGTAGTTCCGCAAAATTATCGAAAACAAGTTTCGAATAACGATTCAACTTGA
- a CDS encoding Cof-type HAD-IIB family hydrolase gives MIKLVVTDLDGTFLNNKSLYDVELFKKVYAEMQQKEVTFVACTGKQCERVEKLFDEHGKGVWILGDSAARIKKDGQVVKEFSIDRDLALQAIDQIQDFDNNMTLIVCASDAAYVHSSISEDMYNVVKGSYERVLKTDSFANIDSCFIKITVFDTEGRSTALRAHVENTLGGQIYIVDSEARWLDITALHTHKGETVKKLQEMLGVTYEETMSFGDGENDVELMAIAKYSFAVSNACENTKKAANFITKSNEENGVLLTIQKILDLQ, from the coding sequence ATGATTAAACTTGTAGTCACTGATCTAGACGGAACATTTCTGAACAATAAAAGTTTGTACGATGTCGAACTTTTCAAAAAAGTTTATGCAGAGATGCAGCAAAAAGAAGTCACATTTGTCGCATGTACAGGTAAACAATGTGAACGTGTTGAAAAATTGTTTGACGAACATGGCAAGGGAGTTTGGATATTGGGTGACAGTGCTGCTCGAATTAAAAAAGATGGCCAAGTAGTTAAAGAGTTTAGTATTGATCGAGATCTAGCTCTACAGGCGATTGATCAAATTCAAGACTTCGACAACAATATGACACTTATTGTATGTGCTAGTGATGCTGCGTACGTTCATTCTTCCATTTCAGAAGATATGTATAACGTTGTTAAAGGCTCCTATGAACGTGTATTAAAAACAGACTCCTTTGCAAACATAGATAGCTGTTTTATCAAAATTACGGTCTTCGACACGGAGGGACGAAGTACAGCATTAAGAGCGCATGTTGAGAATACGTTGGGTGGACAAATTTATATTGTTGATTCAGAAGCTAGATGGCTGGATATCACGGCATTGCATACGCATAAAGGTGAGACAGTAAAGAAACTGCAAGAAATGTTGGGCGTCACATACGAGGAAACAATGTCATTTGGTGACGGCGAGAATGATGTGGAACTCATGGCAATCGCGAAATACAGTTTTGCAGTGAGTAATGCTTGTGAAAATACTAAAAAGGCAGCAAACTTCATTACTAAGTCAAACGAAGAAAATGGTGTTCTTCTCACGATTCAAAAAATACTGGATTTGCAGTGA
- a CDS encoding winged helix-turn-helix transcriptional regulator, with the protein MDISKEDEQCLISIREALEVVRGKWAILVLTLLSLGPQRFNQMRRYLDNVSIKSLTDVLRHFERHEVINRQVFPTSPVTVEYSLTDKGRAYIPVLREMRIWGETWGGTSEAVDDGETPLG; encoded by the coding sequence GTGGATATAAGCAAAGAGGACGAACAATGTCTGATCTCCATTCGCGAGGCGTTGGAGGTTGTTCGCGGAAAATGGGCTATTTTGGTACTCACCTTACTTAGTCTGGGTCCGCAGCGATTTAATCAGATGCGAAGATATTTAGACAATGTCAGCATCAAGTCTTTAACGGATGTCCTGCGTCATTTTGAGCGGCATGAAGTCATCAACCGCCAGGTGTTCCCTACCTCACCTGTTACTGTTGAGTATTCGCTAACAGATAAAGGAAGGGCGTACATACCTGTACTTCGGGAAATGCGCATATGGGGTGAAACCTGGGGAGGAACATCGGAAGCCGTTGATGATGGCGAAACCCCGCTTGGGTAA
- a CDS encoding nitroreductase family protein has protein sequence MSVEQSSQKVEAQFFDVIQDRRSVRYYDSEVKISRDEMKDILQLATLAPSGANLQPWRFLVIDSQELKQKLLPIANSQQQVIEASAVIAILGDLEGYKLAEKVYGMAVDAGYMPEETAKSFVERYQRLFASMPPENVLRKVFIDSGLVSMQLMLVARAKGYDTVPMGGFDQVKFVEEFDIPARYAPVMLIAIGKAVKPGHRTVRLPIEDVAFFNELPKD, from the coding sequence ATGTCCGTTGAACAATCGTCACAGAAGGTGGAGGCGCAGTTTTTTGATGTTATTCAAGATCGGAGATCTGTAAGGTACTATGATTCCGAAGTAAAGATCTCACGGGACGAAATGAAGGATATATTGCAGCTAGCTACACTGGCTCCTTCTGGCGCCAATCTCCAGCCGTGGAGGTTTCTCGTCATCGACTCGCAGGAGCTAAAACAAAAACTGCTTCCGATCGCCAACAGCCAGCAGCAAGTGATTGAGGCTTCAGCTGTCATTGCGATACTCGGAGATTTGGAAGGCTATAAATTGGCCGAGAAAGTTTACGGGATGGCGGTCGATGCGGGGTACATGCCTGAAGAGACAGCTAAATCATTCGTGGAGCGATACCAAAGACTGTTCGCGAGTATGCCTCCAGAAAATGTACTCCGAAAAGTATTTATTGATAGTGGACTGGTATCCATGCAGCTAATGCTTGTCGCCCGTGCAAAAGGCTATGATACGGTCCCGATGGGCGGCTTTGACCAAGTAAAATTTGTAGAAGAGTTTGATATTCCGGCGAGATACGCTCCAGTTATGCTTATCGCCATCGGTAAGGCGGTGAAGCCCGGACACCGGACGGTAAGATTACCGATAGAAGATGTCGCTTTCTTTAATGAATTGCCTAAGGATTGA
- a CDS encoding S-layer homology domain-containing protein — protein MVQGYSDGTFRPKDHMSRQEGAMLSLKEKK, from the coding sequence ATGGTCCAAGGGTATTCGGACGGAACATTTAGACCGAAAGACCATATGAGTAGACAGGAAGGAGCCATGCTTTCTTTGAAAGAGAAAAAATAA
- a CDS encoding restriction endonuclease, whose product MIVYRLSTKFHIVQEVRSARAHYRANGAWVVTNSNFTSQAYELAKSNSVRLISRNEFGRDASTNERKMLSSKKTSA is encoded by the coding sequence ATGATCGTCTATAGGTTGAGTACTAAATTCCATATTGTTCAGGAAGTGCGGAGCGCCCGCGCACATTATAGAGCAAATGGTGCATGGGTTGTCACCAATAGCAACTTTACATCACAGGCCTATGAGTTGGCTAAATCCAATAGTGTCAGGCTAATCAGCCGGAATGAATTTGGTAGAGATGCTAGTACAAACGAAAGAAAAATGTTGTCCTCTAAGAAGACAAGTGCTTAA
- a CDS encoding AraC family transcriptional regulator, translated as MEYKYELVQADNHFPLKIIVHSSNEPAYIPGHWHDSIEISYVLSGRIDHIYIDGASYSSKEGDIVLINSNAIHSFSVAKGKGREAITVLIPSEFIRANVNGSNPISFDCISIFETNEQRLQHFAELRDLLNTLFVAYLNQHNDSLAHIHLTSLSYKLVYLLLMHFKMDNESIPGFNSDKYLERLTLITNYIKENYDQSLSLDSIAQVFGLSPEYLSRFFVKHVGMTLFQYINAIRLERSYRVLMNTDHSIIQIALEHGFPNEKSFARVFKKVFQATPHQYRKENKRYSGARSQ; from the coding sequence TTGGAATACAAATATGAGCTGGTCCAGGCAGACAATCATTTTCCGTTAAAAATTATAGTTCATTCCTCCAATGAACCAGCATACATACCTGGGCATTGGCACGATAGCATCGAAATATCCTATGTACTTTCAGGAAGAATTGACCATATCTATATTGATGGTGCGAGCTATAGCTCCAAAGAAGGAGATATTGTGCTCATTAATTCGAATGCTATTCATTCCTTTTCTGTGGCTAAGGGAAAAGGAAGAGAGGCCATAACCGTTCTGATTCCTTCTGAATTTATTAGAGCAAATGTCAACGGCAGTAACCCCATTTCATTTGACTGTATATCCATTTTCGAAACTAACGAGCAGAGATTACAGCATTTTGCGGAGCTGCGTGATTTGCTAAACACCTTATTTGTGGCTTATCTCAATCAGCATAATGACTCTTTAGCACATATCCATTTAACATCGCTATCTTATAAACTGGTGTATCTGTTATTAATGCATTTTAAAATGGACAATGAATCTATCCCCGGCTTTAACTCTGATAAATATTTGGAGCGGCTGACGCTGATAACCAATTATATCAAAGAGAATTACGATCAAAGCTTATCCCTGGATTCCATAGCCCAGGTTTTTGGACTATCTCCCGAATATTTGTCCCGTTTTTTTGTGAAGCATGTAGGGATGACTCTATTTCAATATATCAATGCCATCCGTCTGGAGAGATCTTATCGTGTTCTTATGAATACGGATCATTCCATCATACAAATTGCGTTGGAGCACGGTTTTCCGAACGAGAAGTCTTTTGCCAGGGTATTTAAGAAGGTTTTCCAGGCAACACCGCATCAATATCGAAAAGAGAACAAGAGGTATTCTGGAGCAAGGAGTCAGTAA
- a CDS encoding prolyl oligopeptidase family serine peptidase yields MFKRFQKAAKTTMLLTLAIGTTLVFSSGAWAKDVKIQPTSYRTVAEVKDWGAAITKIIVNLGKPVPKDAITKDTFKVHVGRSDNRLLNPFIENGNRKVTKAYVSDKSGNPVNKTGSYVVLEMEIGPTLTLSSAIHYDAAGSGFNAWNDNKYTITQQKTIKTKSGTISDLKIDTSAGQIRKLVDQFATGKSTFDGVTLTYADYAPAKDKVKNPLVIWLHGMGEGGTDPTIPIAGNKAANFASKDIQSYFGGAYVLAPQTPTYWMDGFTSFGDGTSKYEQALMSLIKDYVAQNKDIDTDRIYIGGDSNGGYMTMLMIRDYKDYFAAAVVACEALKDSLITDEQINEMKDLPIWFVAAKTDTVVPPNDYTVPTYNRLVNAGAKDVHMSLFDNVVDTSGLYKKSDQTPYEYNGHWSWIYVYNNEVSKVINGKKTTMMQWLASKTLD; encoded by the coding sequence ATGTTTAAACGGTTTCAAAAGGCTGCTAAGACAACTATGTTACTCACTTTAGCTATCGGTACGACTCTTGTTTTCAGCTCCGGTGCATGGGCCAAGGATGTAAAGATACAGCCCACCTCATACCGGACGGTTGCGGAAGTTAAGGATTGGGGAGCAGCCATTACGAAGATCATTGTTAACCTGGGTAAGCCAGTCCCTAAAGATGCGATAACTAAGGATACATTTAAGGTGCATGTGGGAAGGAGCGACAATCGGTTGTTAAATCCCTTTATTGAAAATGGCAACCGGAAAGTCACCAAGGCCTATGTATCGGACAAAAGTGGCAATCCTGTAAATAAAACCGGAAGCTATGTTGTATTGGAAATGGAAATCGGTCCGACATTAACACTAAGCTCCGCTATTCATTATGATGCGGCAGGCTCCGGGTTTAATGCATGGAATGATAACAAATACACGATCACGCAGCAAAAAACTATTAAAACCAAATCCGGAACGATTTCCGATTTGAAGATTGATACTTCCGCAGGACAGATACGGAAGTTGGTTGATCAATTTGCGACCGGTAAATCTACTTTTGATGGAGTTACTTTAACCTACGCAGACTATGCACCGGCAAAAGACAAAGTGAAAAACCCTTTGGTGATCTGGCTGCATGGTATGGGTGAGGGAGGTACCGATCCAACGATTCCGATTGCCGGAAATAAAGCAGCAAATTTTGCCTCTAAGGATATCCAATCCTATTTTGGCGGGGCTTATGTGTTGGCACCTCAGACCCCAACCTACTGGATGGATGGCTTTACAAGCTTTGGGGACGGAACCTCCAAGTATGAGCAAGCATTGATGTCCTTAATTAAGGATTACGTGGCCCAAAACAAAGACATTGATACAGATCGAATCTACATTGGTGGAGACTCCAACGGTGGTTACATGACTATGCTGATGATCCGTGACTATAAAGATTATTTTGCAGCAGCTGTGGTTGCATGTGAAGCCTTGAAGGATAGTCTTATAACCGATGAACAGATTAACGAAATGAAGGACCTGCCGATCTGGTTTGTGGCTGCCAAAACCGACACCGTGGTTCCGCCCAACGATTATACGGTTCCGACTTACAACCGTTTAGTGAATGCTGGAGCAAAGGATGTTCATATGTCGTTATTTGATAACGTAGTGGATACCTCTGGTTTGTACAAGAAGAGCGACCAAACACCGTATGAATACAACGGCCATTGGTCTTGGATTTACGTATATAACAACGAAGTATCGAAGGTGATTAACGGAAAGAAAACAACGATGATGCAATGGCTTGCCTCCAAAACATTGGACTGA
- a CDS encoding oligosaccharide flippase family protein, translated as MKLPLLLKQTMVRANAMIVVKAIGLIGKVFMIRLVGAEGMGLYQLVYSFYSLVLMIISGGLPTALAMFTAKHTAKGWRLFKIFSIPIILTGLACSLLTYWFSTPLAKLLGYPQINFVIRCLAPAILTVPLLSLLRGYLQGLEKYTAIAISEIIEQTARIGTLMLLVPLFIQSGIEFAVGGAVLGTFTGALLSFAVLIAFFMYNRPSVALSPPSIRTDLPLVVQASFAIALTRLLIPTSDFMDAIIIPQRLQVAGVSSKEAAEMFGIVTGIALVVAYMPTVITGALTHTLTMKITADWQNKKYNSFYKKGYAAIEVAWVWGLASGFFIFKYAPDISLLVFDIQNAEIPIKSLAMLPLLVGWREITTSVLWAQNRKKTPFIGLCTGVLANFIILYSLVAIPDFGYTGMSLGIITLELIATGWNFKVLQLFQRAKSCLAIMLLVDILVFEAILIVGMLCSKTLSSLEWPETAHIIVEVIHYCFWCALYLKVRLKSVFKE; from the coding sequence TTGAAATTACCTCTTTTATTAAAACAAACTATGGTGAGAGCTAATGCGATGATCGTCGTGAAAGCCATAGGTCTAATCGGAAAAGTATTTATGATACGGCTAGTTGGAGCTGAAGGAATGGGCCTTTACCAGTTAGTCTATTCCTTCTACAGCTTAGTATTGATGATTATTTCCGGGGGATTGCCAACAGCGTTGGCTATGTTTACAGCTAAACATACGGCAAAAGGCTGGCGGTTGTTCAAAATTTTTTCAATACCCATAATTCTAACGGGATTGGCATGCAGTTTATTGACCTATTGGTTTTCAACGCCCCTTGCTAAATTACTCGGCTATCCGCAGATCAATTTTGTGATTCGATGCCTAGCCCCAGCTATACTGACCGTTCCCTTGTTAAGTCTGCTGCGTGGATATTTGCAAGGTCTTGAAAAGTACACTGCGATCGCCATTTCGGAAATCATAGAGCAAACTGCCCGGATCGGTACTTTGATGTTGCTAGTGCCATTATTTATCCAATCCGGCATCGAGTTTGCTGTTGGTGGAGCGGTACTTGGAACTTTTACAGGCGCGTTGTTATCCTTTGCTGTGCTTATTGCTTTTTTTATGTATAACCGCCCTTCTGTAGCTTTATCCCCTCCATCAATTCGAACAGATTTACCTTTAGTAGTACAAGCTTCCTTTGCTATTGCGCTTACACGTTTGCTCATACCTACGTCTGATTTTATGGATGCGATCATTATTCCCCAACGGTTACAAGTTGCCGGGGTTTCTTCTAAAGAGGCAGCGGAGATGTTCGGTATTGTTACTGGCATCGCCCTTGTTGTCGCTTATATGCCTACTGTGATTACAGGCGCGTTAACCCATACGCTCACTATGAAAATAACAGCAGACTGGCAAAATAAGAAGTACAACTCATTCTATAAAAAAGGCTATGCCGCTATTGAGGTAGCGTGGGTCTGGGGATTAGCCTCAGGTTTTTTCATTTTTAAATATGCCCCAGATATCTCCCTACTTGTTTTTGATATACAAAATGCCGAAATTCCTATTAAATCGTTGGCTATGCTACCATTACTCGTTGGATGGCGGGAAATCACAACTAGCGTCTTATGGGCACAAAATCGGAAGAAAACTCCCTTTATCGGCCTTTGCACAGGTGTACTTGCCAATTTCATCATTCTTTACTCCTTGGTTGCCATTCCCGATTTCGGGTATACCGGCATGTCCCTGGGGATCATAACGCTGGAGTTGATCGCAACAGGTTGGAATTTCAAAGTCCTTCAACTCTTTCAACGTGCCAAATCCTGTTTAGCCATTATGCTGTTAGTAGATATTTTAGTTTTTGAAGCCATTCTTATAGTGGGCATGTTGTGTTCCAAGACGTTATCCTCATTGGAATGGCCAGAGACGGCTCATATAATTGTGGAGGTAATCCATTACTGCTTCTGGTGTGCTTTGTATTTAAAGGTTCGATTAAAAAGCGTTTTCAAAGAGTAG
- a CDS encoding amidase domain-containing protein codes for MLKIAKLQLLCMILIMIPAYSFSSFRVQAEPAKQDDVIPFLQKLFNDRTRLLMDQDKKHIEDYYLVKHNRSNYAYLHEMNRAEYIQEWAKHRKMKFVNAESSIRISRIEVLGDTAKVSLVQSLKLSYEYIDSYPGQHDFGIGTRHGITLRKKDSRWYVEREWYSDPLEENPKKIEPLDSSFIPHKDSVPSEKVIHNYNRARAIDYANKYAGITWGAGNRQRYNPKYLDYNSKGGDCTNFSSQVIGDKEEGGGLPMKSGWHYLYGNGGSQAWVQTDAFKNFLIRSGYGRIIGQGSFSDVVRAVNGQQHQYRPQLLPGDLIAYVLKGDVDHFSVVVGFDEGGYPLVNSHTADRFRVPFDLGWDRNTQYLLIHIQD; via the coding sequence GTGCTTAAGATCGCTAAATTGCAATTGCTGTGCATGATCTTAATAATGATCCCCGCTTACAGCTTCTCTTCATTTCGTGTACAAGCAGAGCCAGCAAAACAAGATGACGTTATTCCTTTTCTTCAAAAGCTGTTTAATGATCGCACCCGGTTGTTGATGGATCAGGATAAAAAGCATATCGAGGACTATTATTTAGTAAAGCACAATCGAAGCAACTACGCATACCTTCATGAAATGAACAGAGCGGAATATATTCAGGAATGGGCCAAGCATCGAAAAATGAAATTCGTGAATGCAGAAAGCTCCATTCGGATATCCCGTATAGAAGTGTTAGGCGATACGGCAAAGGTGTCACTTGTTCAGTCCTTAAAATTGAGTTATGAGTATATCGACAGCTACCCCGGTCAGCATGATTTTGGAATTGGAACACGTCATGGCATTACACTTAGAAAAAAAGATAGCCGTTGGTACGTGGAACGTGAATGGTATTCAGATCCACTGGAAGAAAATCCAAAAAAAATTGAACCGCTTGATTCAAGTTTTATTCCTCATAAAGACTCGGTGCCATCAGAGAAGGTTATCCATAATTACAATAGAGCCCGAGCCATTGACTATGCTAACAAGTATGCTGGAATAACATGGGGAGCAGGAAATCGTCAGCGATATAACCCAAAATACCTGGATTATAACTCCAAAGGGGGCGACTGTACCAACTTCTCCTCCCAAGTTATCGGAGACAAGGAGGAAGGTGGAGGACTGCCTATGAAATCTGGGTGGCATTACTTGTATGGTAACGGCGGAAGCCAAGCCTGGGTTCAAACGGACGCTTTTAAAAATTTTCTGATACGCTCCGGCTATGGGAGGATTATAGGACAAGGGAGCTTCTCAGATGTTGTCCGCGCGGTCAATGGTCAGCAGCATCAATACAGACCACAGTTGCTGCCAGGTGATTTGATTGCTTACGTATTAAAAGGAGATGTAGACCACTTCTCCGTTGTTGTCGGATTCGATGAGGGTGGCTATCCTTTAGTTAACTCCCATACGGCAGACCGTTTCAGGGTTCCCTTCGACTTGGGATGGGATAGAAACACCCAGTATTTATTGATTCATATACAAGATTAA
- a CDS encoding class F sortase codes for MLGSTSCSSSVEHHHNSTYAPAKSEIQQVKIAKPLQVKNKPFQGIVPYMLDIPEVRIHSIIEPVTFLENGQMGVPSNTNRVGYLSTGILPGAAGKAIMDGHVDTYTGPAVFYPLKKLKKGDFVYVTGGGGCKIQFAVESVKFYLTSEAPIQKIFGPTEEHRLNLITCAGRYSRSRKEHEGRLVVYTKLAHMNSACEKLTQDKGNSKTN; via the coding sequence TTGCTGGGAAGTACGAGCTGTTCATCCTCTGTTGAACATCATCATAACTCTACCTACGCCCCGGCCAAATCTGAAATTCAACAAGTTAAAATAGCGAAGCCCTTACAGGTTAAAAATAAACCTTTTCAAGGAATCGTTCCATATATGCTCGATATTCCTGAGGTTCGTATTCATTCAATTATAGAACCGGTTACATTCTTAGAAAATGGTCAGATGGGCGTTCCAAGCAACACAAATCGAGTAGGTTATTTATCTACCGGTATATTGCCAGGGGCAGCAGGTAAGGCAATTATGGATGGACATGTAGATACATACACGGGCCCAGCTGTTTTTTATCCTCTTAAAAAACTAAAAAAGGGGGATTTCGTGTATGTGACTGGCGGTGGCGGCTGTAAGATTCAGTTTGCTGTCGAGTCTGTAAAATTTTACTTAACTTCCGAAGCACCGATTCAGAAAATTTTTGGTCCTACAGAAGAGCATCGTTTGAACTTGATTACATGTGCAGGTCGCTATAGCCGAAGCAGAAAAGAACACGAGGGAAGGCTAGTAGTTTACACCAAATTAGCACACATGAATTCAGCCTGTGAGAAACTTACTCAGGATAAGGGCAATTCCAAAACCAATTAA